Proteins from a genomic interval of Trifolium pratense cultivar HEN17-A07 linkage group LG6, ARS_RC_1.1, whole genome shotgun sequence:
- the LOC123892665 gene encoding tRNA-specific adenosine deaminase TAD2-like, whose amino-acid sequence MTSPDTHIFMELAIQQAKLAMDALEVPVGCVIVEDGKVIASGRNRTTETRNATRHAEMEAIDVLLEQWQKNGLSMTEVAKKFSNCSLYVTCEPCIMCASALSNLGIKEVFYGCSNDKFGGCGSILSLHLGDTVSPNKGFKCAGGIMATEAVLLLRTFYEQGNPNAPKPHRPLAQQATT is encoded by the exons ATGACCTCTCCAGATACTCATATATTCATGGAACTTGCAATACAACAG GCAAAATTAGCTATGGATGCCCTCGAAGTACCTGTTGG TTGTGTAATTGTTGAGGATGGCAAGGTGATAGCCTCAGGAAGGAATCGAACTACCGAGACACGAAAT GCCACAAGACATGCAGAAATGGAAGCTATAGACGTGCTTCTAGAACAGTGGCAGAAAAATGGACTTTCAATGACTGAAGTTGCTAAAAAGTTCTCAAACTGCAGTCTTTATGTTACCTGCGAACCATGCATAATGTGTGCATCTGCTTTATCAAATTTAG GTATAAAGGAAGTATTTTATGGCTGTTCAAATGATAAATTTGGAGGTTGTGGATCAATACTATCATTGCATTTAGGCGACACCGTGTCACCTAATAA GGGTTTCAAATGTGCCGGAGGTATAATGGCAACAGAAGCTGTCCTTCTCCTGCGAACATTCTACGAGCAAGGAAATCCAAATG CTCCAAAACCTCACAGGCCTCTAGCACAACAAGCAACAACTTGA